Part of the Sphingopyxis sp. 113P3 genome, CATAGACGGAGCCGTCGATGACGACGGAGAAGACGACGCGCCCGCGCGCCTGCAACCGGACGAAGGCGTCCCGCCAGGCCGGATTGTCGGGTGCGAAGCTGGCGCCGGTGATCGCCACGAGCCGGCCGCCGGGGGCCAGACGCGCCAGGGCCGAGGCGACATGGCGGTAAGCGGCGTCCGCCATGCGGCCCTCGACATTGGCCATGACCGAGAAGGGCGGATTCATCAGCACGACGCTGGGCATCACGGCGGGATCGAGATGATCGTCGATCTGCGCTGCGTCGAAACGGGTGACGGAAATGGCCGGGAAGAGCAGTGACAGCAGATTGGCGCGGGTGTCGGCCAACTCGTTGAGAACGAGCGCGCCGCCCGCGATCTCGGCGAGGATGGCGAGCAGGCCGGTGCCCGCCGACGGCTCGAGCACCCGGTCGGCCGGAGTGATGGCGGCGGCGTGGGCGGCGACCAGGCCGAGCGGGATCGGCGTCGAGAATTGCTGGAAGGTCTGGCTCTCCGCCGAACGCCGCGTATGCGTCGGCAGCAGGTTGGCGATTTTCGACAGCGCGGAAAGGCGAGCCGCCGGAGACCCGGCTTTGCGGAAAAGCGCACGTCCGTATTTGCGGAGGAACAGGACGGTCGCCGCCTCGCAGGCGTCATAGGCCGTCTTCCAGTCCCAGGCGCCGGTGGCGTCCGATGCGCCGAAGGCGGTCTCCATCGCCGCACGCAGGGCGGCGGCGTCGACGCGCTCGCCGCGTTCGAGATGAGTCAGGAGCTGGCCGGCGGCCGCGAGGATGGCGGCGGCGGGTTCGGGATTGGAGCCGAGCGGAAGCGGCGCGGCGACGGTCGCCGCCGCGGATGCGGAAATCATGGTCATGGTGGGAACCCTAAGGAGAGCGGAAAAGGGCGAGCCCGCGCGGCGCTCTCTCTCGACCGCACCGGCTCAAACCCGTCCCGGCGGCCCTCTCACTCTCAAGGCGCCCGCACGGAAAAAGCGCCCGACCGTGAGGTGGGGCGCTTTTTGAGGGGATCAGTGCCAGAGCCCATCCGCGATCTCGGAGGCGACGAGCGTGCGGGCCTTGCGGATCAGATCATCGCCGCAGGTATCGACATGGCCGAAGAACCGCGCGCGAGCGCCGTTCGCGGTCCAGTCGGCATAGGCGCAATATTCCCGAGCATCGGATCGAAACGCCCGCATGTCGCCGGCCCAGTGAGGCTTGGGCTCGACGACGACGGTGAGGCCGCCTCTGGTCTCCGGCCAGGGCAGAGACCGCTCATGCGGCGGATGCTGGCGATCCGCCGCGAAGATGGCGTCGATGTCGGTCATGGCGCCTCTCCCGTCTCGGGCCGCACGAAGCCCTCGGGATCGTCGGGATCGGGCGGCAGATAGGCGTCGTAGGGATTGCCGTCGGCGAGATGGCCGAAGGGCGTGAAGACATAGTCGCCGTTGTCCCGCCCGACAGCGCAGATGACGTAGCGCGGGCTGCCCGTCACCGCGTCGAGGCACTCCATGAGGGCGAGATTGCCGTCGCCCGCCGCGCGCAGCAGGGTCTGGAAATTGCTCCGGGCATGGGAGGGGATGCTCATAGCGGACCTCCCTCGTCGGAGAGGGTCTGGGCAAGCCAGCCATCGGTGTAGATCCAGTCCACGGTCTCGCCGGTGGCGAGGTCGAGGACATGGGCGCCGCCGCCGAACCCATCGAGACGAGGCCGCGAGCAGGTGTTGGCGTATTGGAAGCCCCATCTGCCGGTGAGGCCGAACTCGGCGGCGCAACGCTTCACGAACTGGATGAGGCGCTCGGGATCGCCGGTCACGTCGTCGCGCATCCAGAGTTCGGTGCCGCCGTATTGCGGCTCGATCGACAGAAGGAAGCCCTCGGAGGGTGGTTCCTCCGACGCGCCTTCCGCGGACAGCGTGTTGTAGAGGTCGAGCGCGCGGGCGGCGTTCTCGGGCGTGCCGACGTCGAGCAGGCACGAGAAATGGGTGAAATAGTTGGCCATGACAGGCTCCTGAAACGAGAACGCCCGGCGCGATGGCCGGGCTCGGTTGAGGGATGATCGAAAGGGTCAGTAGCCAAACCGCCAGGATGGCCAGGGCTGGCCATCGTCGGCGGCGGCGACGGCTTCCGGCAGATAGCCGGCCTCGCCTTCGACCAGGGTTGGATCGCGCACCGGCGTTTCGTCGATGACGGTGACGCAAACGACGAGACCGTCTTCGACTTCGACGTGGACGGGCACGAGATACTGAAAGACGACGCGGCGCGTGGCGGACGGGTCGGGTTCAATCATGGAAGGTCTCCTTGCGAAGATGCGGGGAAGCGACCTCTCGCCGCTCCCCGTCGTGAGGGTCATTCGGCCGCGATCGTCAGGGCGTCCTCGTCCTCGATCTCTTCGGCATCCTCGTCGCCGTCCTCGCTGAGGAAGGCCGGCAAGGCGGCCTCGTCGTCGGCGTCGGCCTCCGCGCCCGGTTCGATGGTCTCCTCGTCATGGGGATCGATCAGGCGCAGCGGCTCGGGCAGCCAGGCGGTGTCGGCCAGCAGGCGCTCGGCCTCCTTGGCCATGTCGCCCTTCTTCAGATGGTCGATGAGCTGGGCGGCCCGTTCGCCGGCGCCCTCCCGGACGGCTTCGAGGATGCGGGGCTTGGTGACGCGACCGAGATAGTTGCCGACCGTCGGCCGCCAGCCCGCCGCCACCATGTCGAGGCCGGTGGCGCGCGCCAGCCGGTCGGCCTGGGCGAGGCGGACATCCAGCCCATGCTGGCTGACGCCCGATCCGTAGGGGTTCGGCCGCTCGAACAGCGCGTTCACGCCGAAGCTGACGCAATGGGCGAGCAGATCGAGGCGCGTGCCCGGATCGAGATCGATGAGCCAGTCCCACAGCGCCTGGTCGTCGGCGGGAACATGATCGCCCCAGCGCCCGTGCCGCTCGGCGATCTCGTGCGCCGCGCCGCTGTCCTTCAGCTCCTCCGGTTGGGCGGAGAAGAAGACGTGGCGGACGCTGGCCTCGAGGCAGCCCGTCGGCGCGGGTCGCCGGAAGGTATCGCTGACCAGCTTGTGCAGCAGCATGGTCATGGCGACGTCGGGATGCTCGGCGAGCGCGTTGCGCAGCGCCAGCGTGCGATGCGCGGTCAGCTCGATGACGAGGCGCTCGGGCAGCGGCTTGATGCCGTCCTCTTCGTCGTCTTCCGGCTCCGCGGCCTGGCCGCCGACGGTGACGACGGCGCGTTGAACGGCGGGCGTGGCCGAATGGCCGGTGTCGCCGTCCGCCTCCGTTGTATCGTCTCCTTCGGGGGCGACCGGGCGCTCGTCCTCGGGGCGGACATAGCCACGGTCCACCGACAGCGAGCCGTCGGCGTTGAGGCTGACGAAGACGCCGGCGATGGCGATGTCGGCCGGATCGTAGATCGCCGGGCGCTGCTCGAAGGCGTCGAGCGCCTGCTCGATCTCTCCGAGACGCGCGTCGATCTCGTCGGGCAGCTCGTCGGCTTCGGCATATTCGGCTTCGAGCCGGTCATACTCGTCACGCAGCGCCTCGCGAGTGGCGCGCTCCTCGTCGGTCAGGTCGACCGCCGTTCCGACAAGCTCCCGAAGCCCGTGCTCGTGGCCGTAGGGAAAGCTCAGGGCGGCCTCGACCCACTTCCAGCCTTCGCCCGCGATCTCGTCGGCGGCGGTCTTGAGCTTCTCGGCCACCAGGCGGTCGAGCAGGGCCGGGTCTTGCAGCCAGCCGCCGTCGTCGGACTGGAAGAGGTCGCGCAACACGATGCCGCCGGCCGCTTCATAGGCTTCGACGCCCACGAAGACGGCCCGCCTGTCGGAAGCCCGCACCGTGGTCTCGGTCAGCATCCGGCGGATGTGATAGGGCTCTTTCTGCCAGCCATCCTTGATCGCGTCCCAGACCTGCTCCTGGCGGGCATGGTCGGAACTGACGGTGAAGGCCATGAGCTGCTCGAGCGTCATGCCGTCGTCGGCGTAGATCTCGAGCAATACCGGCGAGACGGAAGCGAGGCGCAGGCGCTGCTTCACGATATTGACGCCGACGAAGAAGGCGGCGGCGATGGCTTCCTCGGTCATGCCCTTCTCGCGCATGGCCTGGAAGGCGCGGAACTGATCGAGCGGATGCAGCGGCGCGCGTTCGATGTTCTCGACCAGCGAGACCTCATCGACCAGGATGCCGCTGTTGGCGTCGCCGACGACGCAGGGCACGGGCGCGGTCTTGGCCAGACGCTTCTGCTTCACCAGCAATTCGAGCGCGCGAAAGCGGCGACCGCCGGCGGGCACCTCGAAGATCCCAGTCTCGGCGCCATCGGCGTCGAGGACGGGACGGACATGCAGGCTCTGGATCAGGCCGCGCCGGGCGATGGACTGGGCCAGCTCCTCGATCGAGACGCCGGCCTTGACGCGCCGGACGTTGGACTGGCTCAGCACCAGCTTGTTGAAGGGGATGTCGCGCGCCGACGACAGGGTGATCTTCTGAATGGCAGTGGCCATGATCGTTACTCCGCGACGGGCGGCCGAGAGCCTCTCTCTCGACCTCCGACCCGTCACGAAGCGAAGCGCAGCCCTCTCACTCTCAGGAGGGCCGCGCCGGGCGGGCGGAAAAGCGTGAAGCCGGAAGCCCGCCTCTCCGCCTTTCCGGTTTTAAGGATCATCACACGCCGCACAGGCCCTCGCACTCGTTGGGCCAGAGATCGAGCTGGCCGCGATCGGCATCGGTCGACAGGTCGACCTGGTCGAGCGGCACCGCGGAACGGTGGAGATAGACGTCACCACGAATCCCCCGGAATCCGGTGCGAATGGCGGCGTCGACCGATACGGCGTCGGCCCAAGCCTCGGGATCGTGGTCGCGCATCCGCCGCCAATGATCGTCGGAATGGAACGGGCAACCGATGCAGGCGCTCTTGGGTGGCAGGGGGTAGTCGTGCCGATCCAGCCAGCGCAGGCAATCCAGACGGGTCATGCCTTGCTCGATGAGCGGCCAGCGGTTGATCTGCCACGGCTCGAACGAAGGCTTCATGCGTAGCACCTCGTCGAGCGAGATCCCGATCCACTGTTCGGCGATGGGCGCCTTTGGCGAGCGCCGACCGGCGATGCCGAGCAGCTCGCGGACCTTCCGGCGGATTGGCGCGATCTTGTAGTCGCCGGTGCATTGGCGGCGGATCATGCCGACTCCGACCCGTTCGGTCGGCACGATGCGGGAGCCGATGGTGACGAGATCACCGTTCTCGTTCTCGTCATAGACGGGCAGCTCCGCGCCTGCCGGCGTCACGGTGCGGGTGAAGGCCGGGATCGAGGCCCATCGCTCGCCGCGCGCGCCGGCAAGAAGGTCGGCGCGCAGGTCTCCGGCCGAGACGATATGGACGGGGAAGGGCAGGACGTTGGGCGATCGCAGCCAGGCGAGATGCTCATAGACGGCCCTCGGCTCCCAGCCGGTATCGGCGAAGATCGCGCAATCCGGCATGGGGCCGATTTCGCCATGCGCGGCCATCAGGGCGAGCGTGGTGGACTGGACGCCGGCGCCCAGGCTGAGAACACGCAGGCGGATGGACGCCTGCTGTTCGGGGGATGGCGCCAGTGCGGGGAAGACGGGGGCGTTCATCACGCCGCCTCCCGTTCGTCGTCGGCCATGCCGATGTCGGCGTCCGGCAGGAAGCCAAGCAGCCAGTCGGCCGCCTTGCTGGCCTGGGACGCGGCGCGCACGATGGCGCGATTGTCCTCGCGCAGCACCTCCAGCCAGGAGCCGATGTAGTCGGCATGGCGGACTGTGGGCGTGATGCCGAGCGAAGCGCAGCAGAAAGCAGCGTTGATCTCGGCGACATATCCTGACAGTCCAGCGAAAAATGGCGGTTGGAAGGTGAAAACCATCGGTGCCTCCAGCACTGCCCAAAAACCCCATGGCTCCCCCGAGGCGGGGGTGGGCGGCGAGAACGACCGGAGAGGCCCGCGCAAGCGGGGGGCCGCACCCGGAGGGGCGAAATGAAATGGAGCAGCTCGGCGAAGCCGGGCTTGCGGCGCGCCGTGGCGGGCCTAGCAGGGAGCGCCGACCAGACCCGCATCGAGGGAGGCACGAAAAATAAGCGCCGCCGCGCCAGCGGCGTCCGCTGGTGAGCGGGCGAAGCCCGCGCATCGCCGTGCGCGACGAAGCGGCCGAGCCCGCGAGGGATCGACCGCTCGGCTTTGGTCGCTGCTGGATCATGGCTGACGGGCGTGCATCCAGTCGGCCGCTGCCTGCGCCTTGCTCGCCGCGGTGAAGATCGCCCGCGGCTCGTCCTTGAGCAGTTGCAGCCAAGAGGCGATATAGGCCGCGTGATCGGGTCGCGGTTCGTGCGCGATCCCAAGATCGGCGAGCAGGAACGATGCGGTCAGTTCGGCGGTCGCTTCCTCCATGGCGAGCGCGTGCCTGGTCCACTTGGCGCTGAAATCCCGGTCAAGCCGATGGGCTGCGCCACTGGCATGAGCTGCCTCGTGAATATGGGTGGCGTAGAAGCCGTGGGCATCGTGGAAGGCGCTGAAATCCGGCATGTGAATGCGGTCTTCGGCGATATGATAATAGGCGCTGGCCGAGCCGTAGACAGTATCGATGCCGAGCGCGGCGATGAAGGCTTCGGCGGCGGCGAGGCGTTCGCTCTCAGGCAGGTCCGGCGCCGGTTCGGGCGCGTAGCCATCGACCTGATCGGCGTTGAACAGGCTGAACGCCTTGGCGAAAAGCCGTCGATGGTCGTCATCGCCGCCGGCGTCGTCACCCTTCGCGCGAAACTCCTTCCAGAGGACGCCGAGGCTGGCGTGCTCGCCCTTGCGGACCTGCGCGCCGAGCGCCTGCCACTGGCGATAGGTGCCCCAGACCCCGCTCGCGTAGCCGCTGCCATAGGCGGCCGCCCAGAGCGAGATCGTATTTATGCCGCGATAGGGCTTGCCGCTGGCGACGTTGGTCGGGCGGGTGACGTCGGCGCCAAAATGATGCCACGGCATGCGCCAGGTGCCGGTGCCGGCTTCGATGGCGTCGACGATCGCTTGCGTGACGCGAGCGTAGACGTCTGAGCGTGGTGAGGCTGACATGATATGTTCTCCGTTCTCGCGCCGGGGACCATCCCCGGCGGCGGAGGCCCGTTCGCGCCGGGCACAGGGGGGCTCGCGCACCCGTCAGGGCCGCAGCGAAGCGAAGGACGGCGAAGCCGTTGCGCGGGCGCGCCGACCGGCGCAGGACTCCGCCAACAGCCGGGGTGGTCTACGGCGCGGGAGGGTCGATCCCGGCAATCACCGCGGTCAGGCGATCAAGCTCGCGCTGGAGCGCCTGACGCTGGAGGTCGGAGATGCGCCGTTCGCGTAAGTGCGCCCGGGCATCGGCCGCCGCACGTTCCCAGGCCGGTCTGTGGCGGGCGGTGATGCAGGCGTTGGGACAGCGGGTCGGTTCGCACAGGGCGGTAAGCGGCTGCGCGGGATCGGGGGTCGTCACGCGCTTGAGGCAGAGCGCGGTCGCGGGATCGAAGAAGCAATCCGCGAGCGGGCCGACATGGAAGGTGCGCGCGACGCTGGCGAGCATGACGCGCAGGCGGGCGCGATCGGCGATCATGGCGGGCAATGGCCCGAGCGTGACGGCGGCATCGTCGAGCGTCCGCGCGATGCGCGGACCCGCCGGACCGCCGAGCGATGCGCCGCCCTGCCGCCGGTCGAAATAGTCCAGCAGATCGTCAATCTGACCGAGCCGACGCTGCGCCTCGACCTCGGCGCGAAACCCCGATGCGCTGGTCCCGGCATAGCCTTCGAACGCGGCGACCGAGGCGTGCTTGTACTGGATCATGCCGGCGATGGTGCCGAACGGACGGTTGGCGATGTGCCACGCGATGGTGCGCCGGAACTGCCTCGTCGTGATGCGCCATGGGTTGCCATCGGGACCGGGCGGGATGACCGGCTCATCGGAGCTGCCGAAGGCGGTGTTGAGGTGATCGCGGAAGGTGTTGAGCTGGCGCACCACCTCACTCGACAGATGCGTCTTGCTGACAGCGCGGGGACGAAGCACCGGCCAGAGCGTATCGCTGCCGCTGGCGCGCGCCGCTCCTGCCGACAGACGTTCGAGCACCGCGATCGCGTCTGCGACCGGTTCGATCGTCACCCAGCTCGCCGCCTCGCCCGCGGCGGCGCGGCGCTTGTAGATGGTCGATCGGATGCGATGCCGTTCGATCAGGCCGTCCTCGCTGCGCGCGATCGAGAGACATCCGCGCCGCATCGCCTGCACCTCGCAGTCGCGCATGCCGGTCAGATAGGCGCACACGATATAGGCGGCGGCCTGGAGCATCCGTTCCTCGTGTGCGAGAGTCTTCGCGTCGAAGCGCTCGCGCCATGGCCGACCGCTATCGGGATCGATCGAGATCGGCGTGTCCATGCCGCCGACCTCCACCCCCAGCTCGGCCGCCACTGCATCGATCAACCTCGCTTCGCCGCCGGTCAGCATGAGATGCGCTCCGGGCTCGGCCTGCGCGTCGATCCCGGCATGGAGATGCAGGAGATGGGCGTTGATCGGTGGGGTCACGGTGCCGGTGCCCGGATCGACGCGCAGCTTGCCGTTATGAGCGGTGGCCCAGATCGGTGCGCCGCGCCCCTCGCGGCGTCGGCGATCGAAATAGGCCTTCAGGCGGGTGCGGCGACGTTGCCGGCGATCAGCGTCCGAAAGGCCGGCGTCGGCGGTGACAAGGCGGTCCCGGCGCGCTTCGAGCCGATCAAGCTCGCGGCGGGCGGCGAGAATATCGTCAGCGAACATGGTGACGTAGCGCAACGACCAGGCGAGCAGCGCGGCGATGACCTCTTCCGGGAAGCGCGGCGTGCGGTTCTCCCGGACATGGCGGTAGCCCGCAACGCGGGCGGGCGCCTGTCCGGCCCAGGGCTCGAATGCAAGGCCTGCGCCAGCGAGGTGGTCACGATAGTAATAGAGATCGGAGACCACTTCGAGGAGGTGACCGACGATGACGGGTCGTCGGGCAGGATCGTCACGAAGATGACGGGCATAGGCATCGACCAATGGCTGATCGATACAGGAAACGTCGAGCCGTCCGAGCCGCTCACGGGCGAAGGCGAAGAACCGGCGAGCACGGTTGAATACCTGGCGGATACAGGCGGGTGGTAACTTCGTTCGATAGCCGGGAAGATCGACGTTGAGGCGCGCGTAGAGATAGGCACGCATCGCTGCCTGGACATCGGCATGTTCAAGCACGTCGAAATGCACGGTGACGTGGCAGCGCCGGGCGTTCTCGCGGAAGACGGCGGGACCAAGATCCCAGCTTGGGTCGCCAACGCGCGATAGCTCCTCACGGATATGGCCTTCCTTGAGCGGCGCGCTCGCCAGCACGGGGCGATCGTCGAAGGCGGGCGCCTGGGCATGGGCGGGCATGGTCATGCGCGGACCTCCGGCGGCAGATAAAGCCGCTCGCTCTCCATCTGCCGGCGCGCATCGGCGATGACGGCATCGGTGAAGGCCGGCACGATCTGGGCTGTGATGCGAGCATGGACGCGGCCGAACTTGGCTGCCCAATCGGTCGCGGGCAGGCTCAGCCGCTGCTCTTCGACGAATGCGAGGAAGGCGAGGATCGCGGGGAGCTTGCGCACGGTTATGACGGCGTTGGGACAATCAAGGCAGCCCCAGAAGGGCTGCGCGCAGGGTGATCCGGCCTCGGCGAAGGGACTGTTGTGGAAGCCAGCGCAGGCGGCGAGCCAGACATCCTGTTCGCCGTCGAGCAACGGACTCACGGTATCGGGCGGCATCAGCGGCGCGGCCTGTTCGGGTGCTTCGCGCAGCGCCTGCTCGGCGGTGGGCGGAAGCACGGTCGGCATCGCGGCGGCGACCGCCGCGCGAAACGCATCGGCGACGGCCGTCTCGTGCAGGGGCCGGAGCGACGGCAGATCGGCATAGTGGCGCGCCGCCACCTCGCGCGAGTGGCCGACCGCGAAGCGCGTCATATGCCCCTCGGTCTTGGTGTACCACAGCGCCTTGTGGGTCTTGCGGAGCCGCGAAAGCAGCAGGTGGAGGGGCTTGCCGTCGTCATCGACAACATCGTGCCGAGCTACCCAGGCATCGATCCGTTCCGTCGGGTGGCGGATACCTGCCCGCAGGCCGCCAGCGTTGTGATAAACCCAAAGACGATCATCGTTCAGATGCTTGCGGGTAGTCGCCGTGACCTCGATCAGGCGGCGGATAAGACCGCCGGGCGTGCCGCTACCGCCATCGCGGACCCGCATGCCCTTGTGCTCGGCGCCGCGGGCGCGGCGCTTCAGATAGCGCAGCTCCACCGTGCCGGCATGCGGGTTGGCGAGACAATCTATGGTCAGGGCCTTCAAGCACTCGGGCTCGAGGCCGGTATCGAGCGTGAGCAGCACGAGCAGTGCCGGCAGGTCGCTCGCGAGCAGATGGTGCCGGCCATGCAGGTCATCGACCAGTGTGCTGATCGGCAGGCCGCGCCGCAAGCGCATGAAATAGAGGCTCTTCAGCGCCGGATGGTCTGCAACGATGAAGCCCTGCCGCGCGATGATCGCTTCGACATCGGCGCGCGCCCTGGCGATGACCGGGTCGCCTTCATCGGTGCGGTCGTCGGCGCCGAGACGGCGGAACATCGCTTCGACATCGGTCCTCGCGGCGTCGCGCAACGCGCGGGCGACGAAGGGGCTATAAGCATCGCGCGGGGTCGAGCGGCCCGCCGATGTGGCCAGCGTGTAGCGCAGCCGCTCATGCAGGTCGGGCGCGATCCGATCGGGCCGGTCTGCATCGATCGCGCGCAATGTGTTGACGATCTTGCCGACCGATATGTGCCGATGGATCGCGCCCATCCCGCGCTGTTCGAGCGCGGAGGCGAACCCATCGATATGGACTGCGCGCAGGTCGCTGACGCCGGTTACCTCCGGTGCACCATCGCCAAGCCAGGCGAAGAAGTGACGATAGACCTGCACATACTGCTTGATGACGCTGGCCACACCGATGGGGCCGCCGAGCGCTGCTGATCGACGCAGTGCGCCGGCGAAGGCGATAGCGAGCGGGCGAGGATCAAGCCCGGTCATATCGATCAGGACCGTTCCGCCATGCCGCGCCTCGATGGTGAACTTGAGGCCGAGCACGGGATCGGGCTGCACGGGCTCCGGCGTGATAGGCGAGAAGGCAACGGGCCTGCCCTTGCGGGGACGCCCGCTCATATGCCCTGCGGTCCCGGCAACAGCGCGAGCAGCTCCTCGACCGCCGCATCCACCGTATCGGCGCGGGTCGCGATATGATCGAGATAGATATAGGTGGTGGTGAGGCTCGCATGGCCGAGCAGGCGTTGCACCTGTTGCAGCGGGTCGCCAAGGATCAGCCGGTAGCTCTCCACCGGCCCCGCCGGCAATGCGGCTTCGCGCAGCCGCTGCTGGATCAGCAAGGCGAGCATATGGACCGCGAATGTGTGGCGAAGCTGGTGCGGGCTGATCGACAGCGGGAAGCCGTTCTCCTCGCACCGCTTGCAGGCGCGGGTGAAGATCACCTCCCACGAGTTGGGGCGGACAGGCTGCCCGACCTCGGTCAGCCACAGCGCCGCCGGCTCGCGGGGCGGTCCATCCTCGTCGTACAGGATAAGGCGGCATCGTTCCTCCGGAGTGCAGACATCGCGCATGCGGTCGAGACCGGCGCGGGTGACAGGGATCGGTCGCTCGAAACTGGCCGCGCCATCGCGCGCGGCGAACTTGGCCACGCCCGCTGCGCGCTCGACGGCGACATAGGCGGCGATCTGACGAAGCAGCCGGCGTGGGACCAGAACGCTGCGTCCCCGGTCGCCCTTGGTGAGCGGCGGCGGGAGAGGCAGCCAAAGTTGTTGGGCATCACCGTCCGCGCGGTCGATCGCCGCGAGCTCGACGGTGAGCAAGCCCGACGCCTCTTCG contains:
- a CDS encoding DUF6117 family protein; this encodes MSIPSHARSNFQTLLRAAGDGNLALMECLDAVTGSPRYVICAVGRDNGDYVFTPFGHLADGNPYDAYLPPDPDDPEGFVRPETGEAP
- a CDS encoding ParB/RepB/Spo0J family partition protein, translating into MATAIQKITLSSARDIPFNKLVLSQSNVRRVKAGVSIEELAQSIARRGLIQSLHVRPVLDADGAETGIFEVPAGGRRFRALELLVKQKRLAKTAPVPCVVGDANSGILVDEVSLVENIERAPLHPLDQFRAFQAMREKGMTEEAIAAAFFVGVNIVKQRLRLASVSPVLLEIYADDGMTLEQLMAFTVSSDHARQEQVWDAIKDGWQKEPYHIRRMLTETTVRASDRRAVFVGVEAYEAAGGIVLRDLFQSDDGGWLQDPALLDRLVAEKLKTAADEIAGEGWKWVEAALSFPYGHEHGLRELVGTAVDLTDEERATREALRDEYDRLEAEYAEADELPDEIDARLGEIEQALDAFEQRPAIYDPADIAIAGVFVSLNADGSLSVDRGYVRPEDERPVAPEGDDTTEADGDTGHSATPAVQRAVVTVGGQAAEPEDDEEDGIKPLPERLVIELTAHRTLALRNALAEHPDVAMTMLLHKLVSDTFRRPAPTGCLEASVRHVFFSAQPEELKDSGAAHEIAERHGRWGDHVPADDQALWDWLIDLDPGTRLDLLAHCVSFGVNALFERPNPYGSGVSQHGLDVRLAQADRLARATGLDMVAAGWRPTVGNYLGRVTKPRILEAVREGAGERAAQLIDHLKKGDMAKEAERLLADTAWLPEPLRLIDPHDEETIEPGAEADADDEAALPAFLSEDGDEDAEEIEDEDALTIAAE
- a CDS encoding ArdC family protein, whose protein sequence is MSASPRSDVYARVTQAIVDAIEAGTGTWRMPWHHFGADVTRPTNVASGKPYRGINTISLWAAAYGSGYASGVWGTYRQWQALGAQVRKGEHASLGVLWKEFRAKGDDAGGDDDHRRLFAKAFSLFNADQVDGYAPEPAPDLPESERLAAAEAFIAALGIDTVYGSASAYYHIAEDRIHMPDFSAFHDAHGFYATHIHEAAHASGAAHRLDRDFSAKWTRHALAMEEATAELTASFLLADLGIAHEPRPDHAAYIASWLQLLKDEPRAIFTAASKAQAAADWMHARQP
- a CDS encoding integrase → MTMPAHAQAPAFDDRPVLASAPLKEGHIREELSRVGDPSWDLGPAVFRENARRCHVTVHFDVLEHADVQAAMRAYLYARLNVDLPGYRTKLPPACIRQVFNRARRFFAFARERLGRLDVSCIDQPLVDAYARHLRDDPARRPVIVGHLLEVVSDLYYYRDHLAGAGLAFEPWAGQAPARVAGYRHVRENRTPRFPEEVIAALLAWSLRYVTMFADDILAARRELDRLEARRDRLVTADAGLSDADRRQRRRTRLKAYFDRRRREGRGAPIWATAHNGKLRVDPGTGTVTPPINAHLLHLHAGIDAQAEPGAHLMLTGGEARLIDAVAAELGVEVGGMDTPISIDPDSGRPWRERFDAKTLAHEERMLQAAAYIVCAYLTGMRDCEVQAMRRGCLSIARSEDGLIERHRIRSTIYKRRAAAGEAASWVTIEPVADAIAVLERLSAGAARASGSDTLWPVLRPRAVSKTHLSSEVVRQLNTFRDHLNTAFGSSDEPVIPPGPDGNPWRITTRQFRRTIAWHIANRPFGTIAGMIQYKHASVAAFEGYAGTSASGFRAEVEAQRRLGQIDDLLDYFDRRQGGASLGGPAGPRIARTLDDAAVTLGPLPAMIADRARLRVMLASVARTFHVGPLADCFFDPATALCLKRVTTPDPAQPLTALCEPTRCPNACITARHRPAWERAAADARAHLRERRISDLQRQALQRELDRLTAVIAGIDPPAP
- a CDS encoding tyrosine-type recombinase/integrase — translated: MSIITVCERREARGLDAHVPLIQRDDALYDPDLDRFFLDLPLSGVRSRHSLRAYAYDVVVWLRFLDACGKTVWAATRDDVDAYHRERRRDDADHRITAASWNRAVASLDRLYRWGEQQGLIADAPFSRRAVWRPAQGGRRGMIAARNDAYERVARRSDVRFVTMDDYRIFREVGLRGLTPDGTERPGARDRNGLRNALFADLLVTTGLRLEEASGLLTVELAAIDRADGDAQQLWLPLPPPLTKGDRGRSVLVPRRLLRQIAAYVAVERAAGVAKFAARDGAASFERPIPVTRAGLDRMRDVCTPEERCRLILYDEDGPPREPAALWLTEVGQPVRPNSWEVIFTRACKRCEENGFPLSISPHQLRHTFAVHMLALLIQQRLREAALPAGPVESYRLILGDPLQQVQRLLGHASLTTTYIYLDHIATRADTVDAAVEELLALLPGPQGI